Below is a genomic region from Candidatus Eisenbacteria bacterium.
CCGAGGGCGCCTACCGACGCTTCTTCGACGTGAACGTCCTCGGCACGATGCTCACGATCCGTGAGGCGCTCACTCACTTCGGCCCGAACGGCGGGAGCGTGATCAACGTCAGCTCCGTCGCGAGCGTCAGCCCGACACCCGGATCGGTCGTCTACGCCGCCACGAAGGGGGCCGTGAACACGATCACGAGCGTGCTCGCCGTGGAGCTGGGCGGCCGGAACATTCGAGTGAACGCGGTCGCGCCCGGCCCGGTGGAGACCGAGGGCACGCGGACCAGCGGCCTCATCGGTAGCGAGCTCGAGAAGCAGCTCGTGGCCAGCACACCGCTCGGCCGGATAGGTCGGCCGCAGGACGTCGCTCGGATCGCGGTGTTCCTGGCCTCGGACGAAGCGGGCTGGCTGACCGGCGCCTGGATCCCCGCATCCGGCGGCCTCCAATCGGCGGTCGCATGATTGGAACCAAACCCTACGCGGAGCTCAAGT
It encodes:
- a CDS encoding glucose 1-dehydrogenase; amino-acid sequence: MADLAGKVAVVTGASQGIGAEIARSIAAAGAAVVANYAGSQKAADRVVEAIVRAGGRAIAVQGDVSQAAEVRRLFAETKAAFGGLDVLVNNAAVAGFAPLEAVTEGAYRRFFDVNVLGTMLTIREALTHFGPNGGSVINVSSVASVSPTPGSVVYAATKGAVNTITSVLAVELGGRNIRVNAVAPGPVETEGTRTSGLIGSELEKQLVASTPLGRIGRPQDVARIAVFLASDEAGWLTGAWIPASGGLQSAVA